One window of Myripristis murdjan chromosome 8, fMyrMur1.1, whole genome shotgun sequence genomic DNA carries:
- the gfap gene encoding glial fibrillary acidic protein isoform X2: MESQRVQSSYRRRFGPQGSASTGGGVRISSLSSSRASWHGSPRLLTHSSPVSRLSLGSTSTALLLGSPADRLDFSADSLMKAQYKETRTNEKVEMMGLNDRFASYIEKVRFLEQQNKVLVTELNQLRGKEPSRMGDIYQEELRELRRQVDGLTTGKARLEIERDNLAGDVATLKQRLQDEMNLRQDAENNLNAFRQDVDEASLNRVQLERKIDALQDEINFLRKIHEEEQRELQEQVVAQQVHVDMDMSKPDLTAALRDIRVQYEAMANSNMQETEEWYRSKFADLTDAANRNAEALRQAKQEANDYRRQIQAMTCDLDALRGTNESLERQLRDMEDRFATETGGYQDTVSRLEEEIQALKEEMARHLQEYQDLLNVKLALDVEIATYRKLLEGEESRITVPVQSFANLQFRETNLDTKTPEAHVKRSIMVRTVETRDGEIIKESTTEHKDLP; the protein is encoded by the exons ATGGAGAGTCAGAGAGTCCAGTCGTCCTATAGGAGGCGTTTCGGCCCCCAGGGTTCGGCCAGTACAGGCGGCGGGGTCAGAATCAGCAGCCTCTCCTCCAGCCGCGCCTCCTGGCATGGCAGCCCTCGCCTCCTCACCCACTCCAGCCCCGTGTCCCGGCTCTCCCTGGGCTCAACCAGCACGGCCCTGCTGCTGGGGAGCCCCGCGGACCGGCTGGACTTCTCCGCCGACTCGCTGATGAAGGCCCAGTACAAGGAGACGCGCACCAATGAGAAGGTGGAGATGATGGGCCTGAACGACCGCTTTGCCAGCTACATAGAGAAGGTGCGCTTCCTGGAGCAGCAGAACAAGGTGCTGGTGACGGAGCTGAACCAGCTGAGGGGGAAGGAGCCCAGCCGCATGGGGGACATCTaccaggaggagctgagggagctGCGCAGGCAGGTGGACGGCCTCACCACCGGGAAAGCCCGGCTGGAGATAGAGAGGGACAACCTGGCTGGAGATGTGGCCACGCTCAAGCAGAG GCTGCAAGATGAGATGAACCTTCGCCAGGATGCAGAGAACAACCTGAATGCCTTCAGACAG GATGTGGATGAGGCATCTCTAAACCGTGTCCAGCTGGAGAGGAAGATTGATGCCCTGCAAGATGAGATTAACTTTCTGAGGAAGATTCATGAGGAG GAGCAGCGTGAGCTCCAGGAGCAGGTCGTGGCCCAGCAGGTGCACGTGGACATGGACATGTCCAAACCAGACCTGACCGCTGCGCTGAGAGACATCAGGGTCCAGTACGAAGCCATGGCCAACTCAAACATGCAGGAGACGGAGGAGTGGTACCGCTCCAAG TTTGCTGACCTGACGGATGCGGCCAATAGGAACGCGGAGGCTCTGCGCCAGGCCAAGCAGGAGGCCAATGACTATCGCCGGCAGATCCAAGCGATGACCTGCGACCTGGACGCTCTCCGCGGGACA AACGAGTCTCTGGAGCGCCAGCTGCGAGACATGGAGGACCGCTTTGCCACGGAGACGGGCGGTTACCAGGATACGGTGAGCCGCCTGGAGGAGGAGATCCAGGCGCTGAAGGAGGAGATGGCCCGGCACCTGCAGGAGTACCAGGACCTCCTCAACGTCAAACTGGCCCTGGATGTCGAGATCGCCACCTACAGGAAACTcctggagggggaggagagcag gatCACTGTTCCTGTTCAGAGCTTTGCCAACCTGCAGTTCAGAG AAACCAATTTGGACACCAAGACCCCAGAGGCCCACGTGAAGAGGAGCATCATGGTCCGAACTGTGGAGACCAGGGATGGGGAG ATCATTAAGGAATCAACAACCGAACACAAAGATCTCCCCTAA
- the gfap gene encoding glial fibrillary acidic protein isoform X1: MESQRVQSSYRRRFGPQGSASTGGGVRISSLSSSRASWHGSPRLLTHSSPVSRLSLGSTSTALLLGSPADRLDFSADSLMKAQYKETRTNEKVEMMGLNDRFASYIEKVRFLEQQNKVLVTELNQLRGKEPSRMGDIYQEELRELRRQVDGLTTGKARLEIERDNLAGDVATLKQRLQDEMNLRQDAENNLNAFRQDVDEASLNRVQLERKIDALQDEINFLRKIHEEEQRELQEQVVAQQVHVDMDMSKPDLTAALRDIRVQYEAMANSNMQETEEWYRSKFADLTDAANRNAEALRQAKQEANDYRRQIQAMTCDLDALRGTNESLERQLRDMEDRFATETGGYQDTVSRLEEEIQALKEEMARHLQEYQDLLNVKLALDVEIATYRKLLEGEESSSFLLSSSRITVPVQSFANLQFRETNLDTKTPEAHVKRSIMVRTVETRDGEIIKESTTEHKDLP, from the exons ATGGAGAGTCAGAGAGTCCAGTCGTCCTATAGGAGGCGTTTCGGCCCCCAGGGTTCGGCCAGTACAGGCGGCGGGGTCAGAATCAGCAGCCTCTCCTCCAGCCGCGCCTCCTGGCATGGCAGCCCTCGCCTCCTCACCCACTCCAGCCCCGTGTCCCGGCTCTCCCTGGGCTCAACCAGCACGGCCCTGCTGCTGGGGAGCCCCGCGGACCGGCTGGACTTCTCCGCCGACTCGCTGATGAAGGCCCAGTACAAGGAGACGCGCACCAATGAGAAGGTGGAGATGATGGGCCTGAACGACCGCTTTGCCAGCTACATAGAGAAGGTGCGCTTCCTGGAGCAGCAGAACAAGGTGCTGGTGACGGAGCTGAACCAGCTGAGGGGGAAGGAGCCCAGCCGCATGGGGGACATCTaccaggaggagctgagggagctGCGCAGGCAGGTGGACGGCCTCACCACCGGGAAAGCCCGGCTGGAGATAGAGAGGGACAACCTGGCTGGAGATGTGGCCACGCTCAAGCAGAG GCTGCAAGATGAGATGAACCTTCGCCAGGATGCAGAGAACAACCTGAATGCCTTCAGACAG GATGTGGATGAGGCATCTCTAAACCGTGTCCAGCTGGAGAGGAAGATTGATGCCCTGCAAGATGAGATTAACTTTCTGAGGAAGATTCATGAGGAG GAGCAGCGTGAGCTCCAGGAGCAGGTCGTGGCCCAGCAGGTGCACGTGGACATGGACATGTCCAAACCAGACCTGACCGCTGCGCTGAGAGACATCAGGGTCCAGTACGAAGCCATGGCCAACTCAAACATGCAGGAGACGGAGGAGTGGTACCGCTCCAAG TTTGCTGACCTGACGGATGCGGCCAATAGGAACGCGGAGGCTCTGCGCCAGGCCAAGCAGGAGGCCAATGACTATCGCCGGCAGATCCAAGCGATGACCTGCGACCTGGACGCTCTCCGCGGGACA AACGAGTCTCTGGAGCGCCAGCTGCGAGACATGGAGGACCGCTTTGCCACGGAGACGGGCGGTTACCAGGATACGGTGAGCCGCCTGGAGGAGGAGATCCAGGCGCTGAAGGAGGAGATGGCCCGGCACCTGCAGGAGTACCAGGACCTCCTCAACGTCAAACTGGCCCTGGATGTCGAGATCGCCACCTACAGGAAACTcctggagggggaggagagcag ttctttcctcctctcctcctccaggatCACTGTTCCTGTTCAGAGCTTTGCCAACCTGCAGTTCAGAG AAACCAATTTGGACACCAAGACCCCAGAGGCCCACGTGAAGAGGAGCATCATGGTCCGAACTGTGGAGACCAGGGATGGGGAG ATCATTAAGGAATCAACAACCGAACACAAAGATCTCCCCTAA